From a region of the Nitrospira sp. genome:
- a CDS encoding 2OG-Fe(II) oxygenase gives MNVAQSTIEITDLRSFSFQRCPVVVVENFWSAEERRFFREGMNQAAWKSLSDLPNVRDDFPNSGNWAKAEIGSLEGERFLSRLQLPCIRECIESFPNIVGRHVGFSYYSYAAGDCLLTHDDTDQGRLVEGRRRLQRRIAVVTYFHEEWKPDWGGELIIYERRVDRADGSVNLVPMYCIEPRPGSLVMFTVPRFHRVCRVDTMAGRHRRLSIAGWFMTEHA, from the coding sequence ATGAATGTTGCTCAATCGACGATAGAGATCACCGATTTACGCTCATTCTCCTTCCAGAGATGTCCGGTCGTGGTCGTGGAGAACTTTTGGTCTGCGGAGGAACGACGATTCTTTCGTGAAGGGATGAACCAGGCGGCCTGGAAAAGTCTCTCCGATCTGCCGAACGTTCGGGACGATTTTCCCAATTCCGGCAACTGGGCAAAGGCTGAAATCGGCTCGCTGGAGGGTGAGCGGTTTCTCTCGCGGTTACAGCTTCCCTGCATTCGAGAGTGTATCGAGTCTTTCCCGAACATCGTCGGACGTCACGTGGGATTCAGTTACTATTCGTATGCTGCAGGGGATTGTCTCTTGACTCATGATGACACGGATCAGGGGCGTCTTGTCGAGGGCCGCAGAAGGCTGCAGCGCCGCATTGCAGTCGTCACGTATTTTCACGAAGAATGGAAGCCCGATTGGGGCGGAGAATTAATCATTTACGAGCGACGAGTAGATCGTGCTGACGGTTCCGTCAACCTTGTCCCAATGTATTGTATCGAGCCCCGCCCCGGGTCGCTTGTGATGTTCACCGTGCCTCGATTCCATCGGGTCTGTCGTGTGGATACCATGGCGGGCCGGCATCGCCGATTGTCGATCGCCGGATGGTTCATGACAGAGCATGCCTAG
- a CDS encoding superinfection immunity protein produces the protein MLELGNYGLHGPGMLVYFIPSFVAVARNHDKRFPIFALNLVLGWTVIGWIGALVWSLMRQVKGLERNSAAPSRLSTLQNLKSYLAVHAKGRAMLEYPVHRHQYKDRTIQLYANKREDDQWTCSYLVSEKFRQTPWVENTACPNGPFASRHEAEAAGLNQAQQIIDSIVPHPCPATT, from the coding sequence ATGCTGGAACTCGGAAATTATGGTTTGCACGGTCCAGGGATGCTGGTCTACTTCATCCCGAGCTTTGTCGCCGTGGCGCGCAACCACGACAAGCGTTTTCCGATCTTCGCCCTCAATCTAGTTTTGGGCTGGACAGTGATCGGATGGATAGGCGCCCTGGTGTGGTCGTTGATGCGACAGGTGAAAGGATTGGAACGGAATTCAGCTGCTCCGTCGCGGTTGTCTACACTCCAGAATCTGAAGTCATATCTGGCAGTGCACGCAAAGGGTCGCGCCATGCTGGAGTATCCCGTGCATCGGCATCAGTATAAGGACCGCACAATCCAATTGTATGCGAACAAACGCGAAGATGACCAATGGACGTGTAGCTATTTGGTCAGTGAGAAATTCCGCCAAACACCGTGGGTCGAAAACACCGCCTGCCCTAACGGCCCATTCGCGTCTCGCCACGAAGCCGAAGCAGCGGGGCTGAACCAGGCGCAACAGATCATCGATTCAATAGTTCCTCATCCCTGCCCCGCCACCACTTAG
- a CDS encoding RNA-binding protein, giving the protein MGSKIYVGGLPYSATEQQLSDLFAVHGAVASARIITDKFTGQSRGFGFVEMSSDAEAQAAITALNGSEMGGRTLTVNEARPQEPRTGGGGGRGGFGGGGGRSGGGGKRDRW; this is encoded by the coding sequence ATGGGTTCGAAGATTTATGTCGGTGGGTTGCCCTATTCGGCGACCGAGCAGCAATTGAGTGATTTATTCGCGGTCCATGGCGCAGTGGCCTCGGCGCGGATCATTACGGACAAGTTCACCGGCCAATCCCGTGGATTCGGCTTTGTGGAGATGTCTTCGGATGCTGAAGCTCAAGCTGCGATTACGGCCCTCAATGGATCGGAGATGGGTGGCCGGACTCTAACTGTCAATGAAGCGCGCCCCCAGGAACCGCGCACCGGTGGCGGTGGTGGTCGTGGTGGATTCGGCGGAGGCGGTGGCCGAAGCGGAGGGGGAGGAAAGCGCGATCGCTGGTAA
- a CDS encoding phosphate-starvation-inducible PsiE family protein produces MMDGTIATSSRSPTTRWSFLDGVLGDKAVKVMETLDGLGYVTTGVSFLAVSVVLFVRAWYAFMSGVGSDAVLAVLGLVHDLLLVIILLELFRTTINFVKTRVITLEPFLYICVIASTRRILTTGAQISYMNELTDVVFNRYLMDLGANVLVVVVLIVAIYVSRRASLPAMTERTEVTQGPDRKGESAASSRREIDGPLVKFKKEYT; encoded by the coding sequence ATGATGGACGGTACGATCGCAACGAGCAGCCGAAGCCCGACAACTCGATGGTCCTTCTTGGACGGGGTCCTCGGCGATAAGGCGGTCAAAGTGATGGAGACCCTGGACGGGCTCGGCTACGTCACGACAGGAGTGAGTTTCCTGGCCGTCAGCGTCGTGCTGTTTGTCCGTGCCTGGTATGCCTTCATGAGTGGAGTGGGATCCGACGCGGTGCTCGCGGTCCTCGGCCTGGTGCATGATCTCTTATTGGTCATCATCTTGTTGGAGCTGTTCAGGACCACCATCAATTTCGTAAAGACCAGAGTGATTACCCTGGAACCGTTTCTGTATATCTGCGTGATCGCGTCAACGCGGCGCATTCTGACCACCGGAGCTCAAATTTCGTATATGAATGAACTCACCGATGTGGTGTTCAACCGCTATCTCATGGATCTTGGGGCGAATGTGCTCGTCGTCGTGGTCTTGATTGTCGCCATCTATGTCTCGCGGCGGGCATCCCTCCCGGCCATGACGGAACGGACTGAAGTGACTCAGGGACCTGATCGCAAGGGCGAGAGCGCAGCGTCGTCTCGGCGGGAGATCGACGGACCGCTCGTCAAGTTCAAGAAAGAATACACATGA
- a CDS encoding ABC transporter permease: MKLHRVTALMIRHLYLYRRSLPRIMEIFYWPFLDLVIWGFITLYLSRYQSQVPGFVTFFLGALILWDMLFRAQQGITITFLEELWARNLMNLFASPLKPSEFLAATMAMSVLKVTVVSIVMGVCAVAFYSYNVLMIGVWLVPFVLNLVVTGWIIGVFTTSLIMRFGQEAEVLAWSMVFLFQPISCVFYPMEVLPTWLKGIAWANPAAHIFEGMRAVLSTGSAPFSNLVWAVGLNGVLLVGVIAWFYRTIAYCKDQGLLVRVGE, translated from the coding sequence ATGAAGCTGCATCGCGTCACGGCATTGATGATCAGGCATTTGTATCTTTACCGCCGCAGTTTACCGCGGATTATGGAAATTTTTTACTGGCCGTTCTTGGATCTCGTCATCTGGGGATTCATCACGCTCTATCTCAGTCGATACCAAAGCCAGGTTCCTGGATTCGTCACGTTTTTCCTGGGAGCCCTGATTCTTTGGGACATGCTGTTTCGCGCTCAGCAGGGGATCACCATCACCTTCCTCGAGGAGCTCTGGGCGCGCAACCTCATGAATCTATTTGCCAGTCCCCTGAAGCCCAGCGAGTTCTTGGCTGCGACGATGGCGATGAGTGTGCTGAAGGTTACGGTCGTTTCGATCGTCATGGGCGTATGTGCGGTCGCCTTCTATTCTTATAACGTCTTGATGATCGGGGTATGGCTTGTTCCATTTGTGCTGAACCTCGTGGTCACCGGGTGGATTATCGGCGTGTTCACGACCTCACTTATCATGAGATTCGGGCAAGAAGCTGAAGTGCTCGCTTGGAGCATGGTATTTTTGTTTCAGCCGATCTCCTGCGTCTTCTATCCCATGGAAGTGCTTCCGACGTGGCTCAAGGGGATTGCATGGGCGAACCCGGCCGCGCACATTTTTGAGGGCATGCGGGCGGTCTTGAGCACAGGCAGTGCTCCGTTTTCAAATCTTGTCTGGGCCGTTGGGCTCAACGGTGTGTTGCTGGTGGGTGTCATCGCCTGGTTTTATCGCACCATTGCGTACTGTAAAGACCAAGGACTTCTGGTCCGAGTTGGGGAGTAA
- a CDS encoding response regulator — MEGQRADRPSEASSTILVVDDELSIVKLCKALLEGAGFHVIEAEGSSEALKICTQHEGPIDLLLTDLVLPPPDFQLSSASNQFPHVNGHQLAIRAATIRNGLRIILMSGNPDKELASHGITRGALPFLAKPFGKDELVTLVREVLAQPASAPNLAEQGKAANDVDWFG; from the coding sequence ATGGAGGGTCAGCGGGCCGACAGGCCATCAGAAGCTTCATCGACCATCTTGGTCGTCGACGACGAATTGTCGATCGTCAAACTCTGCAAGGCTTTGCTTGAAGGAGCGGGGTTTCACGTGATCGAAGCGGAAGGCAGTTCCGAAGCCCTAAAGATTTGCACGCAGCATGAGGGGCCGATTGATCTCTTGCTGACGGACCTTGTCTTACCCCCTCCGGACTTTCAGCTTTCCTCTGCGTCCAACCAATTTCCACACGTCAACGGCCATCAGCTGGCCATTCGCGCCGCGACGATCCGGAACGGCCTCCGCATCATCCTGATGTCAGGAAACCCTGATAAAGAGCTGGCCAGTCATGGGATTACACGAGGAGCGTTACCGTTTCTCGCCAAACCGTTCGGAAAAGATGAGTTGGTGACCTTGGTGCGGGAGGTACTCGCACAACCGGCATCAGCACCCAATCTCGCGGAGCAGGGCAAAGCGGCGAACGACGTCGACTGGTTCGGCTAA
- a CDS encoding APC family permease, with the protein MILKRWLVGDPLKTAQARHERLSKTIALAIFSSNAISSVAYGTEEILLVLMLAGTAAVAWSIPVSLAILFLILVLTISYRQIIYEYPQGGGAYVVARSNLGDIPALVAAAALMIDYVLTVAVSVAAGIAALTSAIPSLFIHREALGLVAILFMIVMNLRGVRESGKFFAVPTYFAIGALGLLVIVGTVRSLSYSGSPPPPTHPMETETLTLFLVLRAFAVGCSTVTGMEVISNGVRAFRAPESQNAAITMVWMSTILASLFMGISWMAYHYGILAKVDETVVSQLARVTFGTGLIYYAVQIGTMALLVLAANSAFAGFPNLASILARDGFMPHQMATFGDRLVFSNGIIILGVFACLLLVVFEGDTHALIPLYAIGVFMSFTLSQAGMVKRWLVKKGPHWQTKLIVNGAGALTTGIATIIIASTKFTQGAWIVFLLIAVLLLMFQGIRSHYKAVTEQIALDRRGERPPLPRRNIVIIPISGLNRAVVRALDYARSRPGEVRAVYVDLDQEESAKVKIQWAQWGGGVNLIALSSPYRSILGSLLDYIEEVLEKDPNTWVTVVIPEILPARWWQNILHNQRALMLKAALLFKDRVILTDVPYHLTR; encoded by the coding sequence ATGATCCTGAAACGCTGGCTCGTCGGAGATCCGCTCAAGACTGCTCAAGCAAGGCACGAACGGCTATCGAAAACGATCGCCCTTGCCATCTTCTCATCGAATGCCATTTCCTCCGTCGCTTATGGGACCGAAGAAATCCTGCTCGTGCTCATGCTCGCCGGAACTGCCGCAGTCGCCTGGTCGATCCCGGTCAGTCTGGCCATTCTTTTCTTGATCTTGGTCTTGACCATCTCCTATCGCCAGATCATTTATGAATATCCGCAGGGGGGCGGTGCATACGTGGTTGCCCGATCCAACCTGGGCGATATACCGGCCCTGGTGGCTGCGGCGGCCCTGATGATCGATTATGTCTTGACTGTGGCCGTCAGCGTGGCGGCAGGCATCGCGGCACTCACGTCGGCCATCCCGAGTCTGTTCATCCATCGCGAAGCCTTGGGCCTTGTCGCCATTCTCTTCATGATCGTGATGAATCTGCGCGGGGTTCGCGAATCAGGAAAGTTCTTCGCCGTCCCAACCTATTTTGCCATTGGAGCGCTGGGCCTCCTTGTCATCGTGGGTACAGTTCGGTCCCTCTCCTACTCCGGATCCCCTCCCCCTCCGACACACCCTATGGAAACAGAAACTCTTACCCTATTCTTAGTGCTTCGAGCCTTTGCTGTAGGCTGTTCGACGGTCACTGGCATGGAAGTCATTTCAAACGGGGTAAGAGCCTTTCGAGCCCCGGAATCCCAAAATGCCGCAATCACCATGGTCTGGATGTCCACGATCCTGGCATCGCTGTTCATGGGGATCAGCTGGATGGCCTATCACTACGGCATCCTGGCCAAGGTGGATGAAACGGTAGTCTCGCAATTGGCTCGCGTCACGTTCGGCACTGGGCTCATCTATTATGCGGTTCAGATCGGCACTATGGCATTGTTGGTGCTGGCGGCGAACAGCGCCTTCGCAGGCTTCCCGAACCTGGCGTCGATCCTGGCGCGGGACGGATTCATGCCCCATCAGATGGCCACGTTCGGTGATCGCCTGGTCTTCTCAAACGGTATCATCATTCTCGGAGTCTTCGCCTGCCTCTTGCTTGTCGTATTTGAAGGGGATACTCACGCGCTGATTCCATTGTATGCCATCGGCGTGTTCATGTCGTTCACCCTCTCCCAAGCCGGCATGGTGAAACGGTGGCTCGTCAAGAAAGGCCCGCACTGGCAGACCAAACTGATCGTCAATGGGGCCGGCGCCCTGACTACCGGTATCGCGACCATCATCATCGCCAGCACCAAGTTCACGCAGGGCGCCTGGATCGTGTTCCTGCTCATCGCCGTCCTTCTTCTGATGTTTCAAGGGATTCGCTCGCACTACAAGGCCGTCACGGAGCAGATCGCACTGGACCGTCGAGGGGAACGGCCTCCATTGCCCCGTCGCAATATCGTGATCATCCCGATCAGCGGCTTGAATCGCGCCGTCGTCCGAGCATTGGACTATGCCAGAAGTCGACCTGGTGAGGTTCGTGCCGTCTATGTGGACCTTGACCAGGAAGAAAGCGCCAAGGTCAAGATTCAGTGGGCCCAATGGGGTGGTGGGGTCAATTTGATCGCTCTGTCTTCCCCTTACCGCTCAATCCTGGGATCGCTGCTCGATTACATCGAGGAAGTACTGGAGAAAGACCCGAACACCTGGGTGACCGTCGTGATCCCGGAGATTCTTCCTGCCAGGTGGTGGCAGAATATCCTGCACAATCAGCGGGCGCTGATGCTCAAAGCCGCACTGCTCTTCAAAGACCGCGTCATTCTCACCGATGTCCCGTACCACCTGACAAGGTGA
- a CDS encoding NFACT family protein → MTLNSSDLSQIVQELSRSLLGGWIQKIHQPTTCTLVLDIRVPGQTHRLLISSEPEAARLHLTDRSLPNPSTPPPFCQFLRAHFQGARVDDLRQISNDRIVELQITGKGGAGTIVCELTGKRANVLVLDAERRVLRDLLHQQALVGQPYALPAAHTTGREHAPARFTGAAGSLFPISKEIDAYYQRQDAAREIAQAKDVRVRFLKKTLKKELRLIEAWRGDLSKANTYRDYARYGELIKANLSSIKKGTDHIEVTDYFDDKLPDISIPLDPTKSAQRNMDEYFRKHRKYLAAERELKPRIERAEQQVHTLRDELKETELGTWTPAPRVPTRPASGTIAYPTSDRCRSANDRRGPFRRFTSTDGLPIFVGRNARENDELTFGLAKSEDLWLHARGTPGSHVVVRLAKGTEPPPETLRDAATLALLYSDLKKSGKGDVIYTRRKWVRKAKGQAAGAVNVTQERSLHISLDPVRLAALKSRGLQE, encoded by the coding sequence ATGACCCTCAACTCTTCCGACCTGTCACAGATAGTACAGGAGCTTTCTAGGTCGTTACTCGGAGGATGGATTCAGAAAATTCATCAGCCGACAACTTGTACGTTGGTGCTCGACATTCGAGTACCCGGACAGACACATCGGCTGCTTATCTCATCCGAACCGGAAGCTGCTCGTCTTCATCTCACCGACCGCTCACTACCCAATCCCTCGACACCTCCGCCATTCTGTCAATTTCTTAGAGCTCACTTCCAAGGAGCGAGGGTCGACGATCTTCGTCAGATTTCGAATGATCGTATCGTTGAACTCCAGATCACAGGCAAGGGAGGGGCCGGGACGATCGTGTGTGAATTAACCGGGAAAAGGGCCAACGTACTGGTCCTCGATGCCGAACGACGAGTGCTGAGGGACCTGCTCCACCAGCAAGCTCTTGTCGGACAACCCTATGCGTTGCCGGCAGCACACACGACCGGACGGGAACACGCACCTGCCAGATTCACCGGAGCTGCCGGCTCCCTGTTCCCGATTTCAAAGGAAATCGATGCCTACTACCAGCGCCAGGATGCCGCACGAGAGATTGCTCAGGCCAAGGATGTACGCGTGCGATTCCTCAAGAAAACACTCAAGAAAGAGCTGCGATTGATTGAGGCCTGGCGGGGTGATCTGTCAAAAGCGAATACCTATCGAGACTATGCCCGGTATGGAGAATTGATCAAAGCCAACCTCAGCTCAATCAAGAAAGGGACTGATCATATTGAGGTGACAGACTACTTCGATGACAAGTTACCCGATATATCCATTCCGCTTGATCCTACGAAATCGGCCCAGCGCAACATGGATGAATACTTTCGGAAGCATCGCAAATATCTCGCTGCCGAGCGCGAGCTCAAACCGCGCATCGAACGGGCGGAGCAGCAGGTACATACACTTCGTGACGAGCTCAAAGAGACCGAGCTAGGAACTTGGACGCCTGCCCCCAGAGTTCCTACCCGCCCTGCCTCCGGCACCATTGCTTACCCGACTTCTGATAGATGTCGCTCAGCCAATGACCGGCGAGGCCCCTTTCGGCGGTTTACGTCGACGGACGGACTCCCGATCTTCGTCGGACGCAACGCCCGGGAGAATGATGAATTGACGTTCGGCCTGGCCAAGAGTGAGGATCTCTGGTTACATGCCCGCGGCACACCCGGCTCTCATGTCGTCGTGAGACTCGCCAAAGGCACTGAGCCCCCACCCGAAACCCTTCGCGACGCGGCAACCTTGGCCCTCCTCTATAGCGATTTGAAGAAGAGCGGCAAGGGCGATGTCATCTATACACGCCGCAAATGGGTCAGGAAAGCAAAGGGCCAGGCAGCCGGCGCCGTGAACGTCACCCAAGAGCGATCACTCCACATCAGTCTTGATCCGGTGCGGCTTGCGGCGCTCAAGAGCCGAGGACTTCAAGAGTAA